A stretch of Endozoicomonas sp. SCSIO W0465 DNA encodes these proteins:
- a CDS encoding ankyrin repeat domain-containing protein, with translation MTEAACSDHGRSCQPHCEALPLQVCRSGNIAEFRRLLATNPGIAQQWFRSAATGCDVTLLHIAAQNGHEQILQVLLEAGADGHAICGDMTALFLAVSEGHEACWQALLSAGVDPNTPRKTGVTALLCAALQGNQRAVEALVSAGANIHSTFMGGVTALHMSVLQDDDEVAQTLINAGADCNATDDGNETPLLIAIREGSVKCAQMLIKNGASLDVASKDGTTPLYLAVKKDCEEIVQALLRAGAAANPVPLWDGTMPLHIAVLNGNKKITKALVKCGANPDVTDEVGTTPLHIAAREGHEQCLKVLLNAGANTDIDRSLDGETPLLSAAKNRQSDNVRMLLNAGAKKKCPVQ, from the coding sequence GTGACCGAGGCAGCATGCAGCGATCACGGTCGTTCTTGCCAACCCCATTGCGAGGCTCTGCCACTGCAAGTCTGTCGTTCCGGAAATATCGCAGAGTTCCGGCGGTTACTGGCAACCAATCCCGGTATCGCCCAGCAATGGTTCCGTTCGGCGGCTACCGGTTGCGATGTCACCTTGTTGCACATTGCTGCCCAAAATGGCCACGAACAGATTTTACAGGTTCTGCTTGAGGCCGGGGCTGACGGCCATGCTATCTGCGGAGACATGACGGCACTTTTTCTGGCTGTGAGCGAAGGGCACGAGGCGTGTTGGCAAGCACTGCTCAGTGCCGGAGTGGACCCCAATACTCCTCGAAAGACCGGTGTCACTGCTCTTTTGTGTGCTGCCCTGCAAGGCAATCAGAGGGCTGTGGAGGCCCTTGTCAGCGCCGGGGCCAATATACATTCAACCTTTATGGGGGGGGTGACGGCTCTGCATATGTCCGTCTTGCAGGATGATGATGAGGTGGCACAGACGCTGATCAATGCCGGGGCTGATTGCAATGCGACCGATGATGGCAATGAAACACCACTGTTGATTGCCATCCGCGAAGGTAGCGTAAAATGCGCTCAAATGTTAATCAAAAATGGAGCGAGCCTGGACGTGGCCAGCAAGGATGGAACGACGCCCCTGTATCTCGCCGTTAAAAAAGACTGTGAGGAGATTGTCCAGGCACTGCTCAGGGCTGGGGCAGCGGCCAATCCGGTTCCTCTCTGGGATGGCACAATGCCGCTGCATATTGCCGTACTCAATGGCAATAAGAAAATTACCAAAGCCCTGGTCAAATGTGGAGCTAACCCTGATGTCACGGATGAGGTAGGTACAACCCCCCTCCACATCGCTGCACGGGAGGGTCACGAGCAGTGTCTCAAAGTCTTGCTCAATGCCGGGGCAAATACCGACATTGACCGAAGTCTGGATGGTGAGACGCCTCTGCTGTCTGCTGCCAAAAATCGTCAATCGGACAATGTGAGGATGCTGCTTAATGCCGGGG